From one Micromonospora siamensis genomic stretch:
- a CDS encoding LLM class flavin-dependent oxidoreductase codes for MRHGLEISCGGAGMSAALLTELGERAERAGWDGVFFEDYLVYYEGVDPPTFDPWLLLATIAARTSRIRLGTTVTGLPRRRPAKLAREVLTLDHLSAGRATVAVGLGDPNDPGWAPCGEATEVKTRAAMLDEGLDVLLGLLAGERLHHRGAHYRADGVALRPVAVQPHRVPVWVGGSTQAKAVLRRAARADGIVPYKLTDTADWTDLTPDEVHDLVTALPATRADGERFDVAIGGRRRRPDERAERAYLGQIEQAGATWWLEFVKSGDPDAMRAAVERGPLR; via the coding sequence ATGAGACACGGACTGGAGATCTCCTGCGGCGGAGCTGGCATGAGCGCGGCGCTCCTGACCGAGTTGGGCGAGCGGGCCGAGCGGGCCGGTTGGGACGGGGTGTTCTTCGAGGACTACCTCGTCTACTACGAGGGCGTCGACCCGCCGACCTTCGACCCGTGGCTGCTGCTGGCCACCATCGCCGCCCGTACCAGCCGGATCAGGCTCGGCACCACGGTCACCGGGCTGCCCCGACGCCGTCCGGCGAAGCTGGCCCGGGAGGTGCTCACCCTCGACCACCTCTCCGCCGGTCGCGCCACCGTCGCGGTCGGTCTCGGTGACCCGAACGATCCCGGGTGGGCGCCGTGCGGTGAGGCCACCGAGGTGAAGACGCGGGCGGCGATGCTCGACGAGGGCCTGGACGTGCTGCTCGGCCTGCTGGCCGGCGAGCGGCTGCACCACCGGGGAGCGCACTACCGGGCCGACGGCGTGGCGCTGCGGCCGGTCGCGGTGCAGCCGCACCGGGTGCCGGTCTGGGTGGGCGGCAGCACCCAGGCCAAGGCGGTGCTGCGCCGGGCCGCCCGCGCGGACGGCATCGTCCCCTACAAGCTCACCGACACCGCCGACTGGACCGACCTCACCCCGGACGAGGTGCACGACCTGGTCACGGCACTGCCGGCCACCCGTGCCGACGGCGAACGGTTCGACGTGGCGATCGGCGGTCGGCGACGGCGCCCGGACGAGCGCGCCGAGCGGGCCTACCTGGGCCAGATCGAGCAGGCGGGGGCGACCTGGTGGCTGGAGTTCGTCAAGTCCGGTGACCCGGACGCGATGCGGGCGGCTGTCGAGCGGGGCCCGCTGCGCTGA
- a CDS encoding VOC family protein, with product MTAPADLIMVNLDSSDPAAHAAFYADALGWEVTHSEAEYAMITKDGTSIGFGLVPDYRPPAWPDTAGAKRYHLDLYVDDLAEAQERFVAAGASRPEHQPGGDRWVVLIDPIGQPFCICPRPQG from the coding sequence ATGACCGCACCCGCCGACCTCATCATGGTCAACCTGGACAGTTCCGACCCGGCCGCCCACGCCGCCTTCTACGCCGACGCCCTCGGCTGGGAGGTCACCCACAGCGAGGCCGAGTACGCGATGATCACCAAAGACGGCACGTCGATCGGCTTCGGCCTGGTCCCCGACTACCGCCCGCCGGCCTGGCCCGACACCGCCGGCGCCAAGCGCTACCACCTCGACCTGTACGTCGACGACCTGGCCGAGGCGCAGGAGCGGTTCGTCGCGGCCGGGGCGAGCCGGCCGGAGCACCAGCCCGGCGGCGACCGGTGGGTGGTGCTCATCGACCCGATCGGCCAGCCGTTCTGCATCTGCCCCCGCCCCCAGGGCTGA
- a CDS encoding helix-turn-helix domain-containing protein, which produces MPGGRLSQQERQQIALGLADSLPYAEIARRIERPTSTVTREVMRNGGPTAYRADLAHRATERRAHRRRSAASRTAQQVAPAPGRGAEALAEYEEALTTVLMASGLPRMTARVLTCLFTTDAGSLTASGLAQRLQVSPASVSKAITFLEGQSLVRRERDERRRDRYIVDDELFYQATIASARANDQLVATARQGVAVLGPDTPAAARLENIARFLDFISESIVRAAEQAREVLHAPTGPRADTAEKCQGR; this is translated from the coding sequence ATGCCGGGAGGAAGGCTCAGCCAGCAGGAACGCCAGCAGATCGCGTTGGGGCTGGCCGACAGCCTCCCCTACGCCGAGATAGCCCGCCGCATCGAGCGTCCGACGTCGACCGTCACCCGGGAGGTGATGCGCAACGGCGGCCCGACCGCCTACCGCGCCGACCTGGCCCACCGTGCGACCGAGCGCCGTGCCCACCGCCGCCGGTCCGCTGCCTCCCGCACCGCGCAGCAGGTCGCACCGGCTCCGGGACGCGGCGCCGAGGCCCTGGCCGAGTACGAGGAGGCCCTCACCACCGTGCTCATGGCCTCCGGCCTGCCCAGGATGACCGCCCGGGTGTTGACCTGCCTGTTCACCACCGACGCGGGCAGCCTCACCGCGTCGGGCCTGGCGCAGCGCCTCCAGGTCAGCCCGGCGTCGGTCTCCAAGGCGATCACCTTCCTGGAGGGCCAGAGCCTCGTCCGCCGCGAACGCGACGAACGCCGCCGCGACCGCTACATCGTCGACGACGAACTCTTCTACCAGGCGACCATCGCCAGCGCCCGCGCCAACGACCAGCTCGTGGCGACCGCCCGCCAGGGGGTGGCCGTCCTCGGCCCCGACACCCCGGCCGCCGCCCGGCTGGAGAACATCGCCCGCTTCCTCGACTTCATCAGCGAGAGCATCGTCCGCGCCGCCGAGCAGGCCCGCGAGGTCCTGCACGCCCCGACCGGCCCACGGGCGGACACCGCCGAGAAATGTCAGGGCCGGTGA
- a CDS encoding DUF4097 family beta strand repeat-containing protein, with amino-acid sequence MMQTFDTPTPITAVLALPAGRVQVIAADRADTTVEVLPTEPARNSDVRAAAQTTVALTDGVLRIHTQQRPNRLLGPSGSLTVTVRLPAGSDVEVKAAGSELRGVGRLGDLTVDGAYRTKVDEAGHVRLTAIDGDVEIGRLTGPAEISTARGDIRIGAAVSGTVVLRTGSGDISVAAAAGVSAALDAGTGTGRISNALRNDGTAELDIHATTGQGDITARSL; translated from the coding sequence ATGATGCAGACGTTCGACACCCCCACCCCGATCACCGCCGTGCTGGCCCTCCCGGCCGGGCGCGTCCAGGTCATCGCCGCCGACCGCGCCGACACCACCGTCGAGGTCCTGCCCACCGAGCCGGCCAGGAACAGCGACGTACGGGCCGCCGCGCAGACCACCGTCGCCCTCACCGACGGCGTCCTACGCATCCACACCCAGCAGCGCCCCAACCGGCTCCTGGGCCCCTCCGGATCCCTGACGGTCACCGTACGACTGCCGGCCGGCTCCGACGTCGAGGTCAAGGCCGCCGGCTCCGAGCTGCGCGGCGTCGGCCGCCTCGGCGACCTCACGGTCGACGGCGCGTACCGCACCAAGGTCGACGAGGCCGGGCACGTCCGCCTCACCGCGATCGACGGCGACGTCGAGATCGGCCGGCTCACCGGTCCGGCGGAGATCAGCACCGCGCGCGGCGACATCCGGATCGGCGCCGCCGTGTCCGGCACCGTCGTGCTGCGCACCGGCTCCGGCGACATCTCGGTCGCCGCCGCGGCCGGAGTGTCGGCCGCCCTGGACGCCGGCACCGGCACCGGCCGCATCAGCAACGCCCTCCGGAACGACGGCACTGCCGAACTCGACATCCACGCCACCACCGGCCAGGGCGACATCACCGCCCGCAGCCTGTAG
- a CDS encoding alpha/beta fold hydrolase produces MTKNSTSPTGTTWTGMVPVEDTALAVTDTGGPGVPVVYLNGQFATQGYWRHVIADLGTGWRHITYDERARGRSRRSADYSFAAAVRDVDAVLAARDVSRAVLVGWSYGAFVAAHWASRNPDRTIGAVLVDGAFPYDWLDEAMERRIRTLFRRMSWFLPLLRPTGLAPRMTAAQQADSNIEVGVISRERELGPVLDAITVPVRYVVASGTSFGSRGDEQERIRTSLDAVTARNPHIEVGAKVSSNHGALLKKDFPAISAAVREVAALGGEQR; encoded by the coding sequence ATGACGAAGAACAGCACGTCCCCGACCGGCACGACGTGGACCGGCATGGTGCCGGTCGAGGACACCGCCCTGGCCGTCACCGACACCGGCGGCCCCGGCGTCCCGGTGGTCTACCTCAACGGCCAGTTCGCCACCCAGGGGTACTGGCGGCACGTCATCGCCGACCTGGGAACCGGGTGGCGGCACATCACCTACGACGAGCGGGCCCGCGGCAGGTCGCGGCGCTCGGCCGACTACTCCTTCGCCGCGGCCGTACGCGACGTCGACGCTGTGCTGGCCGCCCGGGACGTTTCACGGGCGGTGCTGGTGGGCTGGTCGTACGGGGCGTTCGTCGCGGCGCACTGGGCCAGCCGCAACCCCGACCGCACGATCGGCGCGGTCCTGGTCGACGGGGCGTTCCCGTACGACTGGCTCGACGAGGCGATGGAGCGGCGGATCCGCACGCTGTTCCGGCGGATGAGCTGGTTCCTCCCGCTGCTGCGTCCCACCGGCCTGGCGCCGCGGATGACGGCCGCACAGCAGGCCGACAGCAACATCGAGGTGGGCGTCATCTCCCGGGAGCGCGAACTGGGGCCGGTGCTGGACGCCATCACCGTCCCGGTGCGGTACGTCGTCGCCTCCGGGACGTCGTTCGGCAGCCGCGGCGACGAGCAGGAACGGATCCGCACCAGCCTGGACGCGGTGACCGCCCGCAATCCGCACATCGAGGTGGGCGCGAAGGTGTCCAGCAACCACGGAGCGCTGCTGAAGAAGGACTTCCCGGCCATCTCCGCGGCCGTGCGGGAGGTCGCCGCCCTCGGCGGCGAGCAGCGGTGA
- a CDS encoding acyl-CoA dehydrogenase family protein, whose amino-acid sequence MTRFVQPAPPPDDPYTGDALLRSWLERQLGAGGHAAAKGRLADLAAEVTGALRAAHADAEAHPPTLRRYDPWGARIDRIDTPAGWQAQRAAAARHAVVALPWLDSARDTWGATARVVQHALLHLYAPESATFSCPVAMADGAAALLSRPEVDPAIRAAWLPRLTSTDPDTAVVSGQWMTESTGGSDLSRSGAVARPAADGSWRLTGEKWFCSAADAPMAVALARPDGAGRGSRVLAPFLVPRYAADSPLAGATLPGDFPAPGVTVHRLKDKLGTWALPTAEIGLRDAYALPLGDPHVPGLGRAMTLVVVTRVHNANAAASGMRRGLAHARAYADARHVAGGRLADNPLHRATLGTLAVDAAGAFVLAGHAFALLGRVEVDADPAADAELRVVAPLAKLATGRLAVASASEYVEAFGGAGYVEDTGVPRLLRDAQVLPIWEGTTNVLALDVLRAISREGAGTPLLARLAAATDLAAALDPALADTLATVTGELRDTVGRVAADPTAVEVVAGARGLALRLAYALTAALLVEHAAWGDEQAAVAARLWTRRWLRHSDVAADAHRHLELLC is encoded by the coding sequence ATGACCCGTTTCGTGCAGCCGGCGCCGCCCCCCGACGATCCGTACACCGGTGACGCGCTGCTGCGCTCCTGGCTGGAACGGCAGCTCGGTGCGGGCGGGCACGCGGCCGCGAAGGGCCGGCTGGCCGACCTGGCCGCCGAGGTCACCGGCGCGCTGCGCGCCGCGCACGCCGACGCCGAGGCGCACCCGCCCACCCTGCGCCGGTACGACCCGTGGGGCGCGCGGATCGACCGGATCGACACCCCGGCCGGCTGGCAGGCCCAGCGCGCCGCCGCCGCCCGGCACGCCGTGGTCGCGCTGCCCTGGCTGGACTCCGCCCGCGACACCTGGGGCGCCACCGCACGGGTCGTCCAGCACGCCCTGCTGCACCTGTACGCGCCCGAGTCGGCCACCTTCTCCTGCCCGGTCGCGATGGCCGACGGCGCCGCCGCGCTGCTCAGCCGTCCCGAGGTCGACCCCGCGATCCGCGCCGCCTGGCTGCCCCGACTGACCTCCACCGACCCGGACACCGCCGTGGTCAGCGGGCAGTGGATGACCGAGTCGACCGGCGGGTCGGACCTGTCGCGTTCCGGCGCGGTGGCGCGACCGGCCGCCGACGGGTCGTGGCGGCTGACCGGGGAGAAGTGGTTCTGCTCGGCCGCCGACGCGCCGATGGCGGTGGCCCTGGCCCGCCCCGACGGCGCCGGCCGGGGCAGCCGGGTGCTCGCCCCGTTCCTGGTGCCCCGCTACGCCGCCGACTCGCCGCTGGCCGGCGCCACCCTGCCCGGCGACTTCCCCGCCCCCGGGGTCACCGTGCACCGGCTCAAGGACAAGCTCGGCACCTGGGCGCTGCCCACCGCCGAGATCGGCCTGCGCGACGCGTACGCGCTGCCGCTGGGTGACCCGCACGTGCCCGGCCTGGGACGGGCGATGACCCTGGTGGTGGTGACCCGGGTGCACAACGCCAACGCCGCCGCGTCCGGGATGCGCCGCGGCCTGGCCCACGCCCGCGCGTACGCCGACGCCCGGCACGTGGCCGGGGGCCGGCTCGCCGACAACCCGCTGCACCGAGCCACCCTGGGCACCCTCGCCGTCGACGCGGCCGGTGCGTTCGTCCTCGCCGGGCACGCCTTCGCGCTGCTCGGCCGGGTGGAGGTCGACGCCGACCCGGCCGCCGACGCCGAGCTGCGAGTGGTGGCCCCGCTGGCCAAGCTGGCCACCGGCCGCCTCGCCGTCGCCTCGGCCAGCGAGTACGTGGAGGCGTTCGGCGGGGCCGGCTACGTCGAGGACACCGGCGTGCCCCGGCTGCTACGCGACGCGCAGGTGCTGCCCATCTGGGAGGGCACCACCAACGTGCTCGCGCTGGACGTGCTGCGGGCGATCAGCCGGGAAGGCGCCGGAACGCCCCTGCTGGCCCGGCTGGCCGCCGCCACCGACCTGGCCGCGGCGCTCGACCCGGCCCTCGCCGACACCCTCGCCACGGTCACCGGGGAGCTGCGCGACACCGTCGGTCGGGTCGCCGCCGACCCGACGGCGGTCGAGGTGGTGGCCGGCGCGCGGGGGCTGGCGCTGCGCCTGGCGTACGCGCTCACCGCCGCGCTGCTGGTGGAGCACGCCGCGTGGGGCGACGAGCAGGCGGCGGTGGCGGCCCGGCTGTGGACCCGGCGGTGGCTGCGCCACTCCGACGTCGCCGCCGACGCCCACCGACACCTGGAGCTGCTCTGCTGA
- a CDS encoding Rv0361 family membrane protein encodes MGTQQRWSRPARRVRPVRSGLVLAGLGLGTCLIGVAGLAAWNVQVVTQAGGPVRETADGFLQQVAAGDTERAYGKLCADARTRWSQVGFDSWVRTPPRVSGYEITDVSISTLRGRPRATVTVRLTRDGGAGEERKLPVVQEDGKWRVCGDPF; translated from the coding sequence ATGGGCACGCAGCAGCGGTGGAGCAGGCCGGCCCGGCGCGTCCGGCCGGTCCGCTCCGGCCTGGTGCTGGCCGGGCTCGGGCTGGGCACCTGCCTGATCGGGGTGGCCGGGTTGGCGGCCTGGAACGTGCAGGTGGTGACGCAGGCCGGCGGCCCGGTACGGGAGACCGCGGACGGGTTCCTGCAGCAGGTCGCCGCCGGGGACACCGAGCGGGCGTACGGGAAGCTGTGCGCCGACGCCCGGACCCGGTGGAGTCAGGTCGGCTTCGACAGCTGGGTACGGACCCCGCCGCGGGTCAGCGGCTACGAGATCACCGACGTGTCGATCTCGACCCTGCGGGGGCGGCCCCGGGCCACGGTCACGGTGCGGTTGACCCGCGACGGCGGGGCAGGCGAGGAGCGGAAGCTGCCGGTGGTGCAGGAGGACGGGAAATGGCGGGTCTGCGGCGACCCGTTCTGA
- a CDS encoding thymidine kinase, protein MTDDAAAAPICLARPLPGPDDPTAIGCAAARGVDGRPLHAAALKFFWGPMDCGKSTMALQMNYNHARQGRRGLVTTRIDRSLGPQVTTRIGLAHEAIEVTDSLDLRDLVRDAWAEGVRVDYLICDEASFYNLEHVEQMADLVDNYDVDVYAFGLATDFRSCLFPAAQRLFELADEVARIQVEVLCWCGREGLLNARVVNDRVVREGAQVVIGDTVDNADVRYQVLCRRHYRAGDLGPRG, encoded by the coding sequence GTGACCGACGACGCCGCTGCCGCCCCGATCTGCCTGGCCCGGCCCCTGCCCGGGCCCGACGACCCCACCGCCATCGGCTGCGCCGCCGCGCGGGGCGTCGACGGACGGCCGCTGCACGCCGCCGCGCTGAAGTTCTTCTGGGGCCCGATGGACTGCGGCAAGTCCACCATGGCCCTGCAGATGAACTACAACCACGCCCGGCAGGGCCGCCGCGGGCTGGTCACCACCCGTATCGACCGGTCGCTGGGCCCGCAGGTCACCACCCGCATCGGCCTGGCCCACGAGGCCATCGAGGTCACCGACTCGCTGGACCTGCGCGACCTGGTCCGCGACGCCTGGGCCGAGGGGGTACGCGTGGACTACCTGATCTGCGACGAGGCGTCCTTCTACAACCTGGAGCACGTCGAGCAGATGGCCGACCTGGTCGACAACTACGACGTCGACGTGTACGCCTTCGGCCTGGCCACCGACTTCCGCTCCTGCCTGTTCCCCGCCGCGCAGCGGCTGTTCGAACTGGCCGACGAGGTGGCCCGCATCCAGGTCGAGGTGCTCTGCTGGTGCGGCCGGGAAGGGCTGCTCAACGCCCGGGTGGTCAACGACCGGGTGGTCCGCGAGGGCGCCCAGGTGGTCATCGGTGACACCGTCGACAACGCCGACGTGCGCTACCAGGTGCTCTGCCGCCGCCACTACCGCGCCGGCGACCTCGGGCCGCGCGGCTGA